The Alosa sapidissima isolate fAloSap1 chromosome 16, fAloSap1.pri, whole genome shotgun sequence genome has a segment encoding these proteins:
- the rnaset2 gene encoding ribonuclease T2, producing MRAIALVTLLFLAYGLVTPFYLQPWSKITLTLHWPQTFCETAHCKQHFKYWTLHGLWPNTGMDCNNTWKFNMSEIQDLKPDMDKYWPNLLHPTSVQFWSYEWHKHGTCATSVESLNSQHKYFSKALELYKQFDLTNTLKNAGIEPSEQNYQFDDIERCIWQHFGAQPKIQCVASTKGEHVQVLGQVEICLNRDFMPIACEKSKEDLWSRVNDVLLNRFSAPSPFHVCDFGTPVHYPVVTENKTRH from the exons ATGAGAGCGATTGCACTTGTGACACTTCTGTTCCTCGCATATGGCCTGGTGACCCCCTTTTACCTCCA acCATGGAGCAAGATTACTCTGACTCTCCATTGGCCACAAACATTCTGTGAA ACGGCACACTGCAAACAACACTTCAAATACTGGACTTTGCATGGACTTTG GCCAAACACAGGCATGGATTGTAACAACACATGGAAATTCAATATGAGTGAAATACAG GACCTAAAGCCAGATATGGATAAATACTGGCCAAATCTTCTACATCCGACCTCTGTTCAGTTTTG GAGTTACGAATGGCATAAACATGGAACGTGTGCTACATCAGTGGAGTCTCTTAACAGTCAGCATAAATACTTCAGCAAAGCTCTTGAACTGTACAAACAGTTTGACCTCACTAA cACCCTGAAAAATGCTGGTATTGAGCCTTCAGAGCAGAATTACCAG TTTGATGACATCGAACGTTGCATTTGGCAGCATTTTGGTGCCCAACCAAAGATTCAGTGTGTTGCATCAACCAAG ggtgagcatgttcaggtattGGGCCAGGTTGAAATCTGCTTGAACAGGGACTTCATGCCTATTGCCTGCGAGAAGTCAAAGGAAGACCTGTGGAGCCGAGTCAATGACGTTCTCCTGAATCGCTTCAGTGCGCCCTCACCATTCCATGTCTGTGACTTTGGCACGCCTGTGCATTATCCAGTGgtaacagaaaacaaaacaagacattAA